In Sesamum indicum cultivar Zhongzhi No. 13 linkage group LG8, S_indicum_v1.0, whole genome shotgun sequence, the sequence GCGGAGATTTGATACGAGGCAAGGGGTGTAAGTAATTCAGATCAGGAGGTGGATTCTATATCAACAGATTTCAGAATTTTCTGTTTTAATATCTTTCAACATGTCATTATGGGGACAGTAAACAAAGGAAATAGATAATACAGATATATGTGAagataatatagatatagatatagatatatatataagcatataagttcttaaaagaaataaagattattacatacaaagaaatttaattaagaaattatttataggaATTAGTtagaaatgaatttttaaacaacTCATTgaacttctaaatttttagttgCAAGACTGTCAACATTTGTGAACAATGTGCAACGTCCTCGAGGTTACTAGTTTGACCTCGAGGTCGCTTCACTACTCTTCAGGTCGCTTACGACCTCGTACCTGTAGATTGCTAATTactttctttttgtcttttctgtacagttttgctattttgttcttttctgtGTTATTCATCTGtttgttagtatttttctATTAGTCTTAGATTTGGTTcgttaataatttattagctAAATTCCTTTATcttgtatttatatacaaGCTGAAGGATAATCACTTTCCCCATATTATTTCCAAAAGGAACTCTTGTTGTTCTCCTTGAGTTTGAAAGCTTTCCAACATTCAATTtcccaattaatatattttattaattcaatatatatatatatattataagatcaagttttatgtaattataatattaactgTAGATCATAATAATACTAttcaaaattaacttattttatgaaataaataagtctATATTTATGCAAAATTTAATGCACTGGTTACTTGATCTATATGAATTCTAcaacatttttaataataagtaatttgatttctgtacatttatatttttaattcatgaACTCCaagttaatgaaattattcaatcattttatgtttatttcattcaattctttctataaaatattacttgtAAATTTAGACTATTTAGACCATCGTGaggaataaaagaaaaataaagaaattattataagaaattacataataaataacttttaatgatagttagtataaaatgtttaaaaaaatcaaaaaacaaattatttatttttttccctaatttgCACAACTAggaacaaaatcaaaatcttaTTTCGTAtagcaaatttaaaatatcgattaatttaaatagtaattatttacgcattttcatataatatttttttattataatattttaatgttgtgtagcttagataaagaaaattatttagttacctaaatacaatttcttttacatattggtagtttataatttactttgtgGTATTGATTGACTATGAATATTACTTGATTAAGAAATGTACTACTTTTATGAATAGTTGAAAGAAATTCcatatgtcaaattttaacatatgAAATTACTTAACTTCGTCTTATGTAATGTTCatacattttcatatataattgagggattaattaataattattaaactaatttaaattgattcataaataaattataacttgaaatttgaaaatattgtaattttaaggGACTTGATTggaactttacaaaattttatggttaaattataaaaaaattaaaattagggaccaatttataattttacaaaagttatcaaattcaaaatgaaaataaaggaaaaagtattattttagtccgctaagtatgcctaattttaattttagtctaataactatgtccatttttgtttaggtccagtaacttacgaaattgcttacttttagtcctctggcagattttcgaacaattttacccctatgagtgcatatgcactaaaactgcctttgaaaagtgataaaattgtccgaaaatctgtcagaggactaaaagtaagcaattttgtaagttactggatctaacaaaaatgaacatagttagcggattaaaattaaaattaagcatacttagcggactaaaataatatttttcccgaaaataaaaaaacaaaggtaACGGGCAGAAATTTGAGCTGCATGTGTCCGGTTCTTTTCGTGTGCAGTGGCATGCATGGCATCACCAcctaatatataaatgtgtcaATAGCTTTCGAACTTAATCACTTCGTTAAGCCTAGATTCGAGGTCGTAAAGGTTGTTTTGCTCTAAATTAGACATAAGGCTTATGACAGGATTGAATGGCGGTTCTTGAGAGAAGTTTTAACTAGAATAGGTATATAAGAGCGTGTTGTGAGTTTGATTATGTCGATATTGACATCTATTTCGTACTCGCTTATGCTTAATAGCTCACAATTTGGCTACTTTAGGCCAGAACGGGGATCCGACAAGGAGACCctttatctctttatttgtttctcttcATTGCCAAGGTGTTTAGCTGTATGTTGCAGGCTACTTTAGAACGAGGTAAATTGAAGGGGATAGCGATTAGCAGGACAACCCCGTGGATCTCACACTTATTGTTTGCCGATGACACAATCATCTTCAGTGAGGTGAAGGAGGCAGGGATGGAGGGGGTGAAAAGGGTGCTGTCGGTATACGGAGAGGTGTCGGGGCAAGAAATCAATTTAGAAAATCGAGCATTGTGGTGATCGGAATGTGGAAGAGGCTGTGCGAGAGAGTATAGTGGCACAATTGGGTGTTCGAGTGGTGCTGAAGCACGACAAGTACCTGGGCTAACCGGCGGTGACAATGTTCTAGGAGTCAGTTGTTCGGAGGGGTACGAAACAGGATATGGGCGAAGATAGAGGGATGGAATGCCAAATTGTTATCAGAAGCTGGCCGTAGAGTGTTGATTTCATTACTTTTGCAGTGAATTCCAACGTATCTAATGTCATGCTTTAGAATGTCGGACTATGTGTTAGCTGAAGtaatttgttatgatttggGTTCTTGTTTGTCACCTATATGCTTGACATTAAGCAATTAAATAGCAAGAATTTTCAGTGGTCGCACTCCGAGTCTATTTTGTTTTAGCAGATGCATGAAATGCTACATTCTTGTCACTGCCGGATTGATTTAATCTGTTTTcacatttatatttctttgttttgcacgtttgctatttttttttcttttttttttttgtttttctgatgATTAAAGCATCCTGTCTTGGTCTCCCcttttaatctttattttcatCCACCATGGAGGTTTTGTGATGTAATCTTTATCTACATTTCTACGTCTTTGACTCCAGGGAGCAAATTCACTGATTCCATCAAcaactgctgctgctgctgcttcaGGAGTTAAATTCCCCATCTagtgatattaatattgagtAATTAAAGTGTAGATACAGGTATTGGACAACCCAAAATCTACAACTAGGAATACATCATCGACCAATGAGGAGCTATTCTTCTCCTAATAGAAGACAGGAGATTGAGTAGTAGGACTTGGATTTCTGGTCCTAATTCTAATACAACTACCCGTATTTTCTTGTATATAAGCATGCATATGTTATGTACTCTCTTCCTCACATCAATTCCCATTGCACTACTCTTCTCTCCATCTTCTTTTCTCCTTCAAGAAACAATAATGGCTTCTGTATTGCATAAACTTGTTCTCCCTGTTCTTGTTTTGTGGTGCTGCTTGTTTTCTTGTGTACCCCAATGCGCCAATGCTCATCCTCTCAAGATTTGCAAGTTTGATAAGATTTACCAACTCGGCGACTCTATTTCCGACACCGGAAACTTGATCCGGGAGGTCCCAATTGGGGCGGCCACGGCGTTCGCAAGACTACCATACGGCGAAACGTTCTTCAAAAATGCTACCGGACGGTGCTCCAATGGCCTTCTGATGATTGATTATATTGGTAAGGTTTTTATCCCTACCTATCTTGTACTTGGTGCATGATGACTTCACTCCATCTATGATCTTGTTATGTATTTTGTTGTTCATATCCATACTTTCTTGTTCTTGGCTTGGCTCATCTTCAGCTCTTAGCCTACTGCATTGAGTACTGGCGGTGGATCAATCTTCTTTACTGTTCAATTCtttcttgataattatattatgtcataagaatatttacataatttgtATTATGTTTGTACGTACAGCAATGGCTGCCGGCCTTCCTTTTCTTCCACCATACAAGAACTTGGATGCTGTAGATTTTGAGCATGGCGTCAACTTTGCCGTGGCAGGTTCCACCGCATTGCCATCTCAGGTGTTGGCTGCCCAACACATATTTTCTCCGGTGACCACCAGTTCTCTCAACGTCCAATTGGATTGGATGTTCACCCATTTCACTTCCATTTGCCTTAATTCTAGAGGTATTTTCATactataattgattaatactTGCTATGCTAATTTGAGAGTATTTATATGTCTTCAAGTATTAGTTGTTAACATTAATAACAACTGACAGATTGTGCTGAGAAGCTCCAAAATGCTCTATTCATGGTTGGGGAAATCGGTGGAAACGACTACAACTATGCGATTTTCCAAGGAAAAACAATGGCGGAGTTGAGAAGCATGGTGCCCAATGTTGTTGCTACCATCGTCGATACTGCCAAGGTAcgtaattaagttaattaaagaGTCAGTTTGTGATGATTATTATCATACAACATTGGCCTAATGATTGAATGTTATGTACAGCAAGTAATTGAAGTGGGGGGTAAAAGAGTGGTGATCCCTGGAAACTTCCCCATCGGTTGCCTCCCGATTTACAAAACAGCCTTGCAAACCAACATCTCTGCAGCTTATGATAAGAATCACTGCCTGAAGCATCTGAATGACTTCGCCAAATACCACAATAAAGAGCTGCAAAACGCCATCCACACACTCAAACAAGAGAAGCCCAATGCTGTGATCGTCTATGGGGATTACTACAATGCCTACCAATTTCTACTCCGAGTTGCAATTTCTCGCGGTACGTGTGTATTGACTATGTCCAAATTCGTACAAATCACGATTCaatatatagattaattaatgatgtgATGATGGATGGTATATTTAGgatttgagagagaaagagcTTGCTGCGGAACAGGAGGAAAGTACAATTTCGACATGACGAGAATGTGTGGAGGTGCAGGTGTTAAAGTATGCTCCAATCCAGAACGATACATGAGTTGGGACGGAGTGCATTTGACTGAACGAGGCTATAAGATCATGGCTGCATGGCTCCTCAAAAACATCTTCCCCCACCTCCTCTGCCATCTTTGAAGTTCAGTAGAGTATATAGGCTACAAAACTAGCTTAGATATTTCATTTGTGTTTTCCTTTCTCTTATGTCTTTTTTACAGCGCCATAGTTAGATGGATTACTTTTGAGCTTTATTAGAATTTGCATAGGTTGAGTATACTGACATAGTTTCATCCAAATAATAGAGGTTCATGACTTTAATCCTTGTGAACTCAAATTCCACCATAAATATAGATAATCggcacatttatttttaaatttaatcgttgtttggaaaattacaatcttttagaattaatagttatatattaaatagttttTACAATGGACTGTCACTGAaagatatttgttagataattattaattttatataatatgatcGTACTGCTCTTCCTTGTAATGTGTTATTCTAACGCCTCTTGTAAAGTTTGGTGATCACCAAAAACACCACATAAGAGCAAATATGTCGCACAACAAAAACcattttcatcttattttattgtttttgacAAAAGCTTTACCTGTAGGGgcattaatgatattttacaCTTTCAAGCCATTTCTTCAACTGAAAAATACTCACGTGggtgatttatataattatgcaaacgGTATGGGTAATTTGAGTAATTACACCAAAGGGCAGGTGGTGTAAGTATAActattccttctttttttttgttttaatcatGGTTGAATTGTTAATAAtcatattgaattaattatttatcttcaaaatgtgatttattcattgtcatttgaataaaaatgtattttttttctatttttattttatttatattttgtaggttctcttttttttttaatttatatattttgtaaaacacCACAAGATATTTTATTCTTGGACATAACTTTATATGGAaacattatgaattttttaaaactaaaaaaatgaaatttatttacctATTACAGGATATTAAGCAATTAATAGTGGCTAAATCGGTTGCTTTATCTAATTAAGGAGACAATTTCAAGAAGGGCAACTCTTAAAACCACAAGATCCTGCTCTTTTcagcaaattttataaaaattggagGGCATTTCGTCCTCTTACTTATCAAGGGGCTACTACCCCCATCAAGTACTTTTCTGCTGCAGCAGTTACAAATCAAGTAATTTGATGGAGGAAACTGCTGACAGAAGATGCTACTGTAATTTGGGTTGATAATAGATCAGCCATTGCTATTGCAAAGAACCTCGTACAGCATGGAAGAACCAAACACATTAATGTAAAGTTTCATGCATTCAGAGAAGCAGAAAAGAATGGACACGTCAATCTGGTGCATTGTTGCTTTGAGATCAGATTGCTGACATATTAACTAAAACTCTTTCTAGAGTAAAGTTCGAAGAGCTAAGATCAAAGCTTAGAGTCTCCAAGAAAAATCTGAAGGACGAGTATTAGAGattgagaatttttattttagcgTAGATGGTTGAGTTGTAAAGGTGTGTAATGAATTTGTAGTAGTTCACATGAAACCTCTTTCCTTCATGACTGAGAGCTTATTTCTAAGAGATTTCAACATCcgaaattttcaataatgAAAGCTCCAGTGCCCATGCAATTTGTTGCGtcagtttctttttccccGCATTAATTCTCTTTATCTTAATTAGagcaagaaagaataaaatctaCGAGGATAGATACACACAAGACAGTGAACTAAGTAGAGAACTCTGTAGGTAACCTGGCTTTTTGTTCGATTGTTAGGCCGTGATGGAGATGAAATCTCATTCGTGTTATGGAAAAACAACAAAGCCAAAgaaacaactacaagtttactTTGAGGAATTAAAAGAAGTGAAATGCATGCAGTTGTAGACATGAATCCTTCAGACAGGACCACTTCTCATCCAAGAAAACAAGGTAGAATACATGGGAGTGTCTGAACCTGGTCAAGAATGTAggtaaaataatgaaaagagAATAATATTTGGGAACAACTGACTATATCATTTCCATCTTTTGGCCCATCACTTTTCCAGCTTCCTTTTCTGCTATTCATCATCACCATACCAAATTAAATCCACAAAGTTCAACGCTGATGAATTAAAAGGCCTCATTTCAATCATAATATCGTGCTGATCCCagaaaatcataaaagtgTAACAAGTTGGAAAATGCCAAGAATCGACATATTCTAACATTATGATAGCATATCTTTGTTCTTCACTTATCCCATGGTTGCGGTCAGGTGCAAACTGCTAATGCTGTTATCTCCAAgtatcctttttcttcttttttccagCTGAAACCCGGAAAGGCCAAGTCTAGAACAGAATTTCCAGGTTCGTGTGATGCATCAGCTGGCTATATATACCGGTTTCAGCATGCATTTAGCCACAATGAAACAAAATTGAGACATCAGGTTTCACCAGGAGTTCCCTTAACTGCTTCATTGAGCAATGTTTTAAAGAGCAAAAACTCGTTGAAGTGTTTGGAGGAACTCCTGGAGGAATTTGATATAGAAGAGAATTTGATAGTGTCAGAATGGATTCAGCTTTGAATAACTGTATGAGGCCATCAGGTTTCACCAAGAGTTCCCTCAATTGCTTCATTGAGCAACTTTTTAAAGAACAAAACTCACTGAAGTGTTTGGGGGAACTCCTGGAGAGATCTGATATAGAAGTAGTCTAGAAATTGATAGTGTTGGAATGGATTCAGCTTTGAATAGATGAATGAGGCCATCAGGTTTCACCAGGAGTTCCCTCAATTGCTTTACTGAGCAACTTTTTGAAGAATAAAACTTATTGAAGTGTTTAGGGGAGCTTCTAGAGGGATCTGGTATACAAATAGTCCGATTGATAGTGTCGGAATGGATTCAACTTTGAATAACTGGATGAGCCCATAAGGTTCCACTGGGAGTTCCCTCAATTGCTTCATTGAAGAACAAAACTCACTGAAGTGTTTCTGGGAGCTCCTGGAGGGA encodes:
- the LOC105168624 gene encoding acetylajmalan esterase-like encodes the protein MASVLHKLVLPVLVLWCCLFSCVPQCANAHPLKICKFDKIYQLGDSISDTGNLIREVPIGAATAFARLPYGETFFKNATGRCSNGLLMIDYIAMAAGLPFLPPYKNLDAVDFEHGVNFAVAGSTALPSQVLAAQHIFSPVTTSSLNVQLDWMFTHFTSICLNSRDCAEKLQNALFMVGEIGGNDYNYAIFQGKTMAELRSMVPNVVATIVDTAKQVIEVGGKRVVIPGNFPIGCLPIYKTALQTNISAAYDKNHCLKHLNDFAKYHNKELQNAIHTLKQEKPNAVIVYGDYYNAYQFLLRVAISRGTCVLTIERACCGTGGKYNFDMTRMCGGAGVKVCSNPERYMSWDGVHLTERGYKIMAAWLLKNIFPHLLCHL